From Methanocalculus natronophilus, one genomic window encodes:
- a CDS encoding PEGA domain-containing protein, whose amino-acid sequence MVSIKHLLALIIAVALILPAASAMVGGDKAWFLIRCNVDGADVYFGGDYEGQITDGELYVEYFVTGTPVTEFLVTKDGYTPYHGSIDRYPAMGETVTLYATLQPAQPTPVEPPIGGDIGWYTVYSNVDGANVYFDGEYKGVTANGELNVQVYTTATPYTTYRVTKSGYSDFTGQITEYPAMGETVKLHANLQPVQPQPTPLSLIAVLAGIAIAGAVFLAGRRE is encoded by the coding sequence ATGGTTTCTATCAAACATCTCCTGGCACTGATCATCGCAGTTGCGTTGATCCTTCCCGCCGCTTCAGCAATGGTCGGTGGAGACAAGGCATGGTTTCTGATTCGCTGCAATGTTGATGGTGCAGACGTCTATTTTGGAGGCGATTACGAGGGTCAGATAACAGACGGTGAACTCTATGTTGAGTATTTTGTAACCGGCACCCCCGTGACGGAGTTCCTGGTGACAAAAGATGGCTATACGCCCTATCATGGGTCAATCGACAGGTATCCTGCAATGGGTGAGACCGTCACGCTCTATGCGACCCTGCAGCCAGCCCAGCCCACCCCTGTGGAACCACCGATCGGCGGTGATATCGGCTGGTACACCGTCTATTCAAACGTCGATGGTGCAAACGTCTACTTTGACGGCGAGTACAAAGGTGTTACCGCAAATGGTGAGTTAAATGTGCAGGTCTACACAACTGCAACACCCTATACCACCTACCGGGTGACAAAGAGCGGGTATTCGGATTTCACCGGTCAGATCACCGAGTATCCGGCCATGGGCGAGACCGTGAAGCTGCATGCGAACCTGCAGCCGGTTCAGCCGCAGCCGACCCCGCTCTCGCTCATCGCAGTTCTTGCCGGCATTGCGATAGCCGGAGCAGTCTTCCTTGCCGGACGGCGGGAATAA
- a CDS encoding tetratricopeptide repeat protein gives MIQPADSKDRIQHAYQLYEEGSFEASLALCDGWKDYASLILAAENLLELGRLSDAEAAFCDLIQSLPTSSQLHFGLAEVLRRGGNPGAASEYAEAIRLDPSNIRALRRYAETLVSQGDHRAAIPVQKELARRSGEKDDLSFLMQSLIAIGEGKEATDLYRRSAFAGVHTTTWVEALIQSRCFTEAAGAAEEAWRDTGDIAFLRLWLSALARIDPGEAERLYRHYIPDYPDTKLLFSAALLAKRCGNTTYAEDLIRQIRQAEDDPVYHLVLCGLLAAGGDYTGADREYRQLLEAELLRFEDLDSLVMVIGTYIDFLCSHMDIDAAIQEIKPLLDPHPSWVSLVPLAELFEKAGEQAVARDTFYRAYRSDSVFGGVPYAAYLARAGEMREAEKVMLYILSHIQNTANLEMAAEQIIQGREKLYRSRKIIAGLKERLIQQADSLSAGGREILSVACLYAAADALAEGDYRACKEDCLRGLDVLPCYPSSIAIEDFLPLLARAKESAYSEELVIRLESGSSSADLKTRSVTDILSLTEKEKLVLSFLREHRETSEMELRTFLGSRRVGGIINEIIRKSRDAGITVIEKRGTGEKGEIYGYVRDEQ, from the coding sequence ATGATACAGCCAGCAGATTCAAAGGATCGTATCCAGCATGCCTATCAGCTCTATGAAGAGGGATCCTTTGAAGCGTCGCTGGCACTCTGCGATGGATGGAAGGATTATGCATCCCTTATCCTGGCTGCCGAAAACCTCCTCGAACTCGGGAGGCTCAGTGATGCAGAGGCAGCATTTTGCGATCTCATACAGAGTTTGCCAACGTCCTCACAGCTGCATTTCGGCCTGGCTGAAGTACTGAGGAGAGGGGGCAATCCGGGTGCTGCATCCGAATATGCAGAAGCAATCCGCCTCGACCCTTCCAACATCCGGGCGCTCAGGCGGTATGCAGAAACCCTCGTCTCCCAAGGCGATCACCGGGCTGCCATACCAGTTCAGAAGGAGCTTGCCAGGAGGAGCGGGGAGAAGGACGATCTCTCTTTTTTGATGCAGTCGCTGATCGCAATCGGCGAGGGAAAAGAGGCAACCGACCTCTACAGGCGCTCGGCATTTGCAGGGGTGCATACCACCACCTGGGTAGAGGCGCTCATACAATCGCGGTGCTTTACCGAAGCAGCAGGCGCTGCTGAAGAGGCATGGAGAGATACAGGAGATATCGCATTTCTCCGCCTCTGGCTCTCTGCGCTTGCCCGTATAGATCCAGGGGAGGCAGAGAGGCTTTACCGGCACTACATTCCTGATTATCCCGATACCAAACTTCTCTTCTCTGCAGCACTCCTGGCTAAAAGATGCGGAAATACGACGTACGCAGAGGATCTCATCAGGCAGATCAGGCAGGCTGAAGACGATCCCGTCTATCACCTGGTCCTCTGCGGGCTTCTTGCGGCAGGCGGCGACTATACCGGAGCTGATCGCGAATACAGGCAGCTGCTGGAAGCAGAGCTTCTGAGATTTGAAGACCTGGATTCACTGGTGATGGTCATCGGCACATATATCGACTTCCTCTGCTCGCACATGGATATCGACGCTGCCATACAGGAGATCAAACCTCTTCTTGACCCGCACCCCTCCTGGGTCTCTCTTGTTCCGCTTGCAGAACTCTTCGAAAAAGCAGGAGAGCAGGCAGTCGCCCGTGACACCTTCTACCGCGCCTATCGGAGCGACTCTGTTTTTGGAGGAGTCCCCTATGCTGCATATCTTGCAAGGGCTGGTGAGATGCGGGAGGCAGAGAAGGTGATGCTCTATATCCTCTCCCATATCCAAAATACAGCAAACCTTGAGATGGCTGCAGAGCAGATCATCCAGGGCAGGGAGAAACTCTACAGAAGCAGGAAAATTATTGCAGGGCTGAAAGAGAGGCTTATCCAACAGGCAGACAGCCTCTCGGCAGGGGGGAGGGAGATCCTCTCTGTAGCCTGCCTCTATGCAGCTGCAGATGCCCTCGCTGAAGGCGATTATCGTGCATGCAAGGAAGACTGTCTCCGGGGACTGGACGTGCTGCCATGCTACCCCTCATCAATTGCGATAGAGGATTTTCTTCCGCTCCTTGCACGGGCAAAGGAATCTGCATATAGTGAAGAGCTGGTAATCCGGCTGGAGAGTGGCAGCTCTTCTGCGGATTTGAAGACGAGATCAGTAACAGATATACTCTCCCTCACCGAGAAAGAAAAGCTGGTGCTCTCGTTTCTCAGGGAGCACAGGGAGACCAGTGAGATGGAGCTTCGGACATTTCTTGGCTCCCGCAGGGTTGGCGGGATCATAAACGAAATTATCCGGAAAAGCAGGGATGCTGGAATAACGGTTATAGAGAAGCGTGGTACAGGGGAGAAGGGTGAGATCTATGGATATGTCCGGGACGAGCAGTGA
- a CDS encoding GNAT family N-acetyltransferase — MVLIRHVASRDVADLVRMETAGSGFTYGAYVFIRQMQELAGPAFFVADDEGSIVGYTIGCVSSASRRKGWILRLKVEPEHQGRGIGRLLTTSIEEALQELGTQEICLTVSPKNTGAIALYESRGFQRVSFEAEYFGPGEDRMIMQKTGAGQSPEAR, encoded by the coding sequence ATGGTTCTGATACGGCACGTTGCTTCCCGGGATGTTGCAGATCTCGTCAGGATGGAGACTGCAGGGTCCGGCTTCACCTATGGCGCATATGTCTTCATCCGGCAGATGCAGGAGCTGGCAGGACCTGCCTTCTTTGTCGCAGACGATGAAGGCAGTATTGTTGGCTATACAATAGGGTGTGTATCTTCGGCTTCACGCAGAAAAGGATGGATACTGAGGCTGAAAGTGGAGCCGGAACACCAGGGCAGAGGCATAGGCCGCCTGCTTACAACCAGCATCGAGGAGGCGCTCCAGGAGCTGGGCACACAGGAGATCTGCCTCACGGTATCCCCGAAGAACACCGGTGCGATCGCCCTCTACGAGTCACGTGGCTTTCAGAGAGTATCCTTTGAAGCAGAATATTTTGGCCCTGGAGAAGACCGGATGATCATGCAGAAGACAGGTGCAGGCCAATCCCCGGAGGCACGATAG
- the brxD gene encoding BREX system ATP-binding protein BrxD, translated as MDMSGTSSEDEAKLKSIGIINALRRGTVPALGLERLAVGVESEEEVIADQLKYVASSRSEIKFVRGDYGSGKTFFISRALEIARQNGFATAHIVISPDTPLHKLASLYSAIIRNLKTGTEENALKGIIDTWIFGIEERLIDAYGEEDEEKLALAAAEEIETSLARIAEENTGLAAAIRTYYQANNRGDFAIAQAALGWIAGEETVGRAFKAEAGLRGGVDEESALPFLRGITRIIQQAGYRGLAVACDETETTQASSRPLRERAYINLRRIVDSVDRNEMPASFFLFTGTPSFFEGPKGIRALPPLYDRIQIPDDDGFRNLRQTQISLERFDEKKLLEVAMRVIEIYRDAYGEVDSSRINLRFIRVMINRVTNRFGGRIDVIPRLFLRSFVDLLDKAALYPGFDPMEQYSFEKSSTTDIREEERAVMEIEW; from the coding sequence ATGGATATGTCCGGGACGAGCAGTGAGGATGAGGCAAAACTAAAGAGCATTGGAATAATCAATGCTCTCCGCCGGGGCACTGTCCCTGCTCTTGGCCTTGAACGGCTCGCTGTCGGGGTCGAATCCGAGGAGGAGGTGATCGCCGATCAGCTGAAGTATGTTGCTTCCAGCAGATCTGAGATCAAGTTCGTCAGGGGCGATTACGGGAGCGGCAAGACCTTTTTCATCTCACGGGCCCTTGAAATTGCCAGGCAGAACGGGTTTGCGACCGCCCATATCGTCATATCCCCCGACACTCCCCTTCATAAGCTCGCATCCCTCTACAGCGCAATCATCCGGAACCTCAAAACAGGCACTGAAGAGAACGCCCTCAAAGGTATCATTGATACCTGGATATTCGGGATAGAAGAGCGGCTTATCGATGCGTATGGTGAGGAGGACGAGGAGAAGCTGGCGCTCGCTGCCGCAGAAGAGATAGAGACGTCACTTGCCAGGATAGCTGAAGAGAATACGGGGCTTGCTGCTGCCATCAGGACATACTACCAGGCAAACAACCGGGGCGACTTTGCAATTGCACAGGCAGCACTCGGCTGGATAGCCGGTGAAGAGACGGTCGGCCGGGCATTCAAGGCAGAGGCAGGGCTCCGGGGAGGCGTGGATGAGGAGTCGGCGCTCCCCTTCCTCCGGGGGATCACAAGAATCATCCAGCAGGCAGGCTACCGGGGGCTTGCGGTAGCCTGTGATGAGACCGAGACAACCCAGGCATCATCGCGTCCCCTCCGTGAGCGGGCATATATCAATCTCAGGAGGATTGTTGATTCTGTCGACAGAAACGAGATGCCCGCCTCATTCTTTCTCTTCACCGGGACACCATCCTTCTTTGAAGGGCCAAAAGGGATCCGGGCGCTTCCGCCTCTCTATGACAGGATACAGATACCTGATGACGACGGGTTCAGGAACCTGCGCCAGACACAGATCTCCCTTGAGCGGTTCGATGAGAAGAAGCTGCTTGAGGTGGCGATGCGTGTCATCGAGATCTACCGTGATGCGTATGGTGAGGTGGATTCATCCAGGATCAACCTCAGGTTCATTCGGGTGATGATAAACAGGGTCACCAACCGGTTCGGCGGGAGGATTGATGTGATCCCCCGGCTCTTCCTCAGGTCGTTTGTGGATCTGCTTGACAAGGCCGCACTCTATCCCGGGTTTGATCCAATGGAACAATATAGCTTTGAGAAGAGTTCCACAACAGATATTCGTGAAGAAGAACGAGCGGTGATGGAGATTGAATGGTGA
- a CDS encoding dolichyl-phosphate beta-glucosyltransferase has protein sequence MNAEIPEEDCTLVIPAYNEEERIENLLIECLDFHGEVIVVIDGSDRTGDVVASFKEEHPGTGIIALYSETRLGKGGGIAMGMKSASRSYIGYLDADGAAGISEMKKLFARLDRYDGVIGSRWVEGAHLPTPQSMTRKIQSRIFNIIIHILFGISFLDTQCGAKAFRREVIEDVLDTIRATGFEFDVELIWKAEKAGFTILEQPIVWSDKGGSTVRIPDTLAMLVGLLKIRFS, from the coding sequence ATGAATGCAGAGATTCCGGAAGAAGACTGTACCTTAGTCATTCCGGCATACAACGAGGAGGAGAGGATTGAAAACCTCCTCATTGAATGCCTGGATTTTCATGGCGAAGTGATCGTTGTCATTGACGGGAGCGACAGAACCGGGGATGTTGTCGCTTCCTTCAAGGAGGAACACCCCGGGACAGGGATCATCGCCCTTTACTCCGAAACGCGCCTCGGAAAAGGCGGCGGGATTGCCATGGGGATGAAAAGCGCCTCCCGTTCATATATCGGCTACCTTGATGCGGATGGAGCTGCCGGGATCAGCGAGATGAAGAAACTTTTTGCCAGGCTTGACCGGTATGACGGGGTGATCGGATCGCGATGGGTCGAAGGTGCTCATTTGCCGACTCCCCAGAGCATGACCCGGAAGATTCAGAGCCGGATTTTCAATATAATCATCCATATCCTCTTCGGTATCAGCTTTCTGGACACCCAGTGCGGGGCAAAGGCATTCCGGCGTGAGGTGATCGAAGATGTCCTTGATACTATCAGGGCAACGGGCTTTGAATTTGATGTCGAGCTCATCTGGAAGGCAGAGAAGGCAGGTTTTACCATTCTTGAGCAGCCGATTGTATGGAGCGATAAGGGCGGCTCAACCGTCAGGATCCCAGATACGCTCGCAATGCTGGTTGGGCTCCTGAAGATCCGGTTTTCATGA
- a CDS encoding PaaI family thioesterase: MDYLSRLKEDSNEANPFFRMMGVDVISFEEGHAELSMEIQPTMHNGVGWLQGGIFVALADEAMALALYTVLEKDEGIATISESTSFLRGARDGRIIARGWIVRRGRRVAFTEGEVRRGDESGEVLARTTASFALVSKR; encoded by the coding sequence ATGGATTATCTGAGCCGGCTGAAAGAGGATTCAAATGAGGCCAACCCGTTCTTCAGGATGATGGGTGTCGATGTCATCTCTTTTGAAGAAGGGCATGCGGAGCTCTCGATGGAGATCCAGCCGACGATGCATAATGGCGTAGGGTGGCTGCAGGGCGGAATATTCGTTGCACTGGCCGACGAAGCAATGGCGCTTGCCCTCTATACGGTACTTGAAAAGGACGAGGGTATTGCAACCATCTCTGAATCGACCAGTTTTCTCAGGGGGGCCAGGGACGGAAGGATAATTGCGCGCGGATGGATCGTCCGGCGCGGCCGACGGGTTGCGTTTACTGAAGGGGAAGTCCGCAGGGGCGACGAATCCGGGGAAGTCCTCGCCAGGACAACTGCATCGTTTGCACTCGTTTCCAAACGCTGA
- a CDS encoding DJ-1/PfpI family protein: MKLLLAVAPDRFRDEELTEPMRVFTASGIETVIASTKKGDCYGMLGEIVQAETTFEDVTADEFDGIVIVGGMGAQDFLWSSDPLIGLVRAFHDSGKVTAAICLSPVVLALAGILKQKKATVFASPASTRTMKEMGAELLDDAVVVENRIVTANGPAAAQAFGDAIVGLLRQ; the protein is encoded by the coding sequence ATGAAACTCCTGCTCGCAGTAGCACCAGACCGGTTCCGTGACGAAGAGCTCACCGAACCGATGCGGGTTTTTACCGCCAGTGGAATCGAAACGGTCATCGCATCAACAAAGAAAGGCGATTGCTATGGCATGCTTGGCGAGATCGTCCAGGCTGAGACAACATTTGAGGACGTGACAGCAGACGAGTTTGACGGCATCGTCATTGTCGGAGGAATGGGAGCACAGGACTTCCTCTGGAGCAGTGATCCGCTCATCGGGCTTGTCAGAGCGTTCCATGACAGCGGAAAAGTAACCGCTGCCATCTGCCTCTCTCCTGTCGTCCTTGCGCTCGCAGGCATTCTGAAGCAAAAGAAAGCCACGGTCTTTGCAAGCCCGGCATCCACACGCACCATGAAGGAGATGGGTGCAGAACTGCTTGATGACGCGGTTGTCGTTGAGAACAGGATTGTCACAGCAAACGGGCCGGCAGCCGCACAAGCATTTGGAGACGCGATTGTCGGGTTGCTCAGGCAGTAA
- a CDS encoding CTP synthase, whose translation MKYIVVTGGVMSGLGKGITAASIGRILKNRGYVVTAVKIDPYLNIDAGTMNPIQHGEVFVLRDGAEVDLDLGNYERFIDIELTGNHNITTGKIYRAVIENERRGDYLGDTVQIIPHITDMIKSQIRSAAENWDGAAGPADACIVEVGGTVGDIESMPFLEAVRQLHWESAPGDFVLIHVTLIPADSMGDLKTKPTQHSVKALRELGLYPDVIVGRSTLPVAANTKKKISAFCDVPERAVVSATTVPDIYHVPMELEKEGLADVLTDLLQLNTHTASPDWYRLVTREYTSRVTIAIISKYGIEDVYMSIKEALKHAGRATSTEVIIRWLDAEDCTSADLLDVDGILIPGGFGIRGIEGKIRAIRHAREKKIPLFGICLGFQLAVIEYARHVVGLADATSSEMGSGTHVITLLPEQEDETNFGGTMRLGDYPVVIIPKTSAEKIYGAVEITERHRHRYEVNPEYIPALEEKGVVFSGRNNARMEIMEIPDHPFFLATQFHPEFRSRPTRPSPPFLEFVQACRAHKRSS comes from the coding sequence GTGAAGTATATTGTCGTTACCGGAGGGGTGATGAGTGGTCTTGGGAAAGGGATCACCGCCGCCTCGATAGGCCGTATCCTGAAAAACAGGGGTTATGTGGTCACCGCTGTCAAGATTGATCCATACCTGAATATTGATGCGGGCACCATGAATCCCATCCAGCACGGCGAGGTCTTCGTCCTCCGTGATGGTGCCGAGGTTGACCTGGATCTCGGGAACTACGAGCGGTTCATCGACATCGAGCTGACCGGGAACCATAACATCACAACCGGAAAGATCTACCGGGCCGTCATCGAGAACGAACGGCGGGGTGATTATCTTGGAGATACGGTCCAGATCATCCCGCATATTACTGATATGATCAAATCCCAGATCAGAAGCGCTGCAGAGAACTGGGATGGTGCCGCAGGCCCCGCAGATGCCTGCATCGTCGAGGTGGGAGGAACAGTCGGCGATATCGAGAGCATGCCGTTTCTTGAGGCAGTCAGGCAGCTGCACTGGGAATCTGCACCCGGAGATTTTGTCCTGATCCATGTCACCCTTATCCCTGCGGATTCAATGGGTGATCTCAAGACAAAACCGACCCAGCACTCGGTCAAGGCGCTCCGTGAGCTTGGCCTCTACCCGGATGTCATCGTCGGGAGGAGCACCCTGCCAGTTGCGGCAAACACCAAGAAGAAGATCTCGGCATTCTGCGATGTCCCTGAGCGGGCAGTGGTCAGCGCGACAACGGTTCCGGATATCTACCATGTCCCGATGGAGCTTGAGAAGGAGGGGCTTGCAGATGTTCTCACCGATCTCCTCCAGCTCAACACCCATACTGCATCCCCGGACTGGTACCGGCTTGTAACACGGGAGTATACAAGCAGGGTCACAATAGCAATAATCTCAAAATACGGTATCGAGGATGTCTATATGAGCATCAAGGAGGCCCTGAAGCATGCAGGCCGGGCAACATCCACAGAAGTCATAATCAGGTGGCTTGATGCTGAAGACTGCACCTCAGCTGATCTCCTTGATGTTGACGGGATACTGATCCCTGGCGGATTTGGCATCCGGGGTATCGAGGGGAAGATCAGGGCGATCCGGCATGCACGGGAGAAGAAGATACCGCTCTTTGGCATCTGCCTCGGGTTCCAGCTTGCTGTCATCGAATATGCACGACATGTTGTGGGGCTTGCAGATGCAACCAGTTCTGAGATGGGATCCGGAACCCATGTCATAACGCTCCTCCCCGAACAGGAGGATGAAACAAACTTCGGTGGAACAATGCGTCTTGGCGATTATCCGGTTGTCATTATTCCGAAAACTTCTGCTGAAAAGATCTACGGGGCAGTGGAGATCACCGAACGGCACAGGCACCGGTATGAGGTGAATCCCGAGTATATCCCGGCTCTCGAGGAGAAGGGTGTTGTCTTCTCTGGCAGAAATAATGCCAGAATGGAGATTATGGAGATTCCAGACCATCCGTTCTTCCTTGCAACCCAGTTCCACCCGGAGTTCAGGTCACGGCCGACCCGGCCGTCACCACCATTCCTTGAATTTGTTCAGGCATGCAGGGCACACAAACGATCGTCATAG